From the genome of Chloroflexota bacterium, one region includes:
- a CDS encoding stage 0 sporulation family protein, translated as MTEEKRVVGVRFRRAGRVYYFDPGGIKLEVNDRVVVETEHGLKIGKVAIAPKQVIASQLTEPLKPVLRKGSPEDLQREDQARHSEQAALSKCQELAQKYQLPVKLLDAESNLDNSYITIFFSAEGRVDFRQLVRELAASLKTRVELHQVGPRDKTKLMGGIGKCGCPLCCATFLTEFNPLSIKIAKEQNLSLEPAKISGVCGRLLCCLGYERDLYRAMKEKLPPVGQQVVTPLGEGNVTATNPLKETVTVAMESQVTVEFPAADVRRKEPTAGVGDRKSAPKPSKH; from the coding sequence GTGACGGAAGAAAAGCGTGTCGTTGGCGTCCGTTTTAGACGAGCGGGGAGAGTCTACTACTTCGACCCCGGCGGAATCAAGCTAGAGGTGAATGACCGTGTTGTAGTGGAGACGGAACACGGTCTCAAGATCGGTAAAGTAGCTATTGCCCCCAAGCAGGTAATAGCAAGCCAGCTGACCGAACCACTGAAACCGGTACTCCGTAAGGGAAGCCCTGAAGACCTACAACGGGAAGACCAGGCGAGGCATAGCGAACAAGCAGCTCTTTCTAAGTGCCAGGAGTTGGCTCAGAAGTACCAGCTACCAGTAAAATTGCTTGATGCTGAAAGCAACCTTGATAACAGCTACATTACAATCTTCTTCAGCGCCGAAGGAAGGGTTGACTTTCGGCAACTGGTTCGGGAGCTGGCGGCTTCTCTAAAGACCAGGGTAGAACTTCACCAGGTGGGACCAAGGGATAAGACGAAGCTAATGGGAGGGATTGGCAAATGTGGCTGTCCCTTATGTTGTGCTACCTTCTTGACTGAATTCAATCCCTTGTCTATCAAGATAGCTAAGGAGCAGAACCTTTCTCTTGAGCCAGCTAAGATCTCTGGCGTCTGCGGCCGCTTGCTTTGCTGCCTTGGCTATGAAAGAGACTTGTACCGCGCCATGAAGGAGAAATTGCCTCCCGTGGGCCAGCAGGTAGTTACACCTTTAGGCGAAGGAAATGTGACGGCGACTAATCCACTCAAGGAAACGGTCACAGTGGCGATGGAGAGCCAAGTGACGGTGGAGTTTCCTGCTGCTGATGTCAGAAGAAAAGAGCCTACTGCTGGAGTCGGGGATAGGAAATCAGCACCGAAGCCCTCCAAGCACTAG
- a CDS encoding HNH endonuclease has product MNIPVLVLNQDYQPINICRVRRALVLVLRGKAEVVENGLGTIHAISCSLPIPSVVRLAYSVRRPRFQRKLTRFEVFNRDRHTCQYCRRETKELTLDHVIPRSRGGQHSWENVVSCCFSCNRRKAGRTPAEAGMKLIRNPVPPPPTSFCVPYQYLRTYREWRKFLPEAG; this is encoded by the coding sequence ATAAATATTCCGGTTCTCGTTCTGAACCAAGACTACCAGCCAATAAATATCTGCCGGGTTCGAAGAGCACTAGTCTTGGTGCTTCGAGGCAAGGCTGAGGTAGTAGAAAATGGTTTGGGAACGATACATGCTATCAGCTGTTCTCTTCCCATCCCCTCCGTAGTCCGCCTTGCTTACTCGGTCAGACGTCCTCGGTTTCAGAGGAAGCTAACTCGTTTCGAAGTGTTCAATCGGGACAGACATACTTGCCAGTACTGCAGACGAGAGACCAAAGAGTTGACTTTGGACCATGTTATCCCGCGCAGTCGAGGTGGCCAACATAGCTGGGAAAATGTTGTCAGTTGTTGCTTCTCTTGCAATCGGCGCAAAGCAGGGCGGACGCCAGCAGAAGCAGGGATGAAACTCATCCGAAATCCAGTACCTCCGCCACCGACCAGCTTCTGCGTCCCTTACCAGTACCTCCGCACCTACAGAGAATGGCGTAAGTTCCTTCCAGAAGCTGGCTAG
- a CDS encoding phosphotransferase family protein — MTEIANLKERLEAYLRTKFPQRQQLVVTEFNRVAGGYSSMTYFFTASWQETGGPVSETLVIRMLPEMGPVPSYDIRPQYEAMTAAHRSGLPVPQIHWLEMNSGVLGHHFFVMDKVDGEVMMFVYPREPQFQAQLKREYVDYLAKIHSLDWRTLSFSSLQPPQSDRHHAEREIERWQWAMERNQYGPQPLLTEALVWLKNNIPSAERTSLCHGDYTAANMFCRDGHIVAIFDWELASLGDPISDLGFACMMNDTMRWGFWDDEEFIRAYEKASGLKVSKESFFFWKLLGYIKLAVAELGAIRTALESDKLEVHQFTHLVLSRRIFKAVAEMLGF, encoded by the coding sequence GTGACAGAAATAGCCAATCTCAAGGAAAGGCTAGAAGCATATCTCAGGACGAAGTTTCCACAGCGGCAGCAGCTTGTCGTGACGGAGTTCAATAGAGTCGCGGGAGGCTATTCCAGCATGACTTATTTCTTCACCGCAAGCTGGCAAGAGACAGGGGGGCCGGTTTCTGAAACTCTGGTCATCAGAATGTTGCCAGAAATGGGGCCTGTTCCCTCCTATGATATTCGGCCCCAGTACGAGGCTATGACGGCGGCTCACCGCAGCGGTCTTCCTGTGCCTCAAATCCACTGGCTGGAAATGAACAGTGGCGTCCTTGGACATCATTTCTTTGTCATGGACAAGGTTGACGGGGAGGTGATGATGTTTGTCTACCCACGTGAACCCCAGTTCCAGGCCCAGTTGAAGCGGGAGTATGTTGATTACCTGGCTAAAATCCACTCCCTGGACTGGCGAACTCTCAGCTTTTCATCTCTGCAACCACCCCAAAGCGATCGGCACCATGCTGAAAGAGAGATCGAAAGATGGCAATGGGCTATGGAGCGAAACCAGTACGGCCCCCAGCCGCTGCTTACAGAGGCCTTGGTCTGGCTGAAAAACAATATACCTTCGGCTGAACGGACATCGCTCTGTCACGGTGACTACACTGCGGCTAATATGTTCTGCCGCGACGGCCACATTGTAGCTATCTTCGACTGGGAGTTGGCTTCCCTGGGTGATCCTATCAGCGACCTCGGGTTTGCTTGCATGATGAATGACACCATGAGGTGGGGTTTCTGGGACGATGAGGAGTTCATCAGGGCCTACGAGAAGGCATCTGGGCTGAAAGTGAGTAAAGAGAGTTTCTTTTTCTGGAAACTATTGGGCTACATCAAGCTGGCGGTGGCCGAATTGGGCGCCATCAGGACAGCTCTTGAGTCTGACAAGCTTGAAGTGCACCAATTTACACATTTAGTGCTATCGCGCCGCATCTTCAAAGCGGTGGCTGAGATGCTGGGATTCTAG
- a CDS encoding 4Fe-4S dicluster domain-containing protein, which translates to MAKRYGLVIDLERCTGCQACTVACKVENGIEVGSGIRVETVGGDHRDTPAGEYPKLSMHFRPIACMHCAEPPCRDACPAEAIYQRSDGLVLIDERKCNGCQECIEACPYQALVYDAEKAIVRKCSLCLERIDQGFEPFCAVCCGDKAIFFGNLADPDSQVSRMGAQRRAYVLRPELATVPAIHYCPPMSPRRD; encoded by the coding sequence ATGGCCAAGAGATATGGATTGGTGATAGATCTGGAAAGGTGCACTGGGTGTCAGGCGTGCACTGTGGCATGCAAGGTAGAGAACGGCATCGAGGTAGGTTCGGGGATTAGGGTGGAGACGGTGGGGGGCGATCACAGGGATACCCCGGCTGGGGAATATCCCAAATTAAGCATGCACTTCCGTCCCATAGCCTGTATGCACTGCGCTGAGCCGCCATGCCGCGATGCCTGCCCCGCTGAGGCTATCTACCAGCGCTCCGATGGCCTGGTTCTTATAGATGAGAGAAAATGCAATGGCTGTCAGGAGTGCATTGAGGCCTGCCCGTACCAGGCGCTGGTGTATGATGCCGAGAAAGCGATCGTGCGCAAGTGTAGCCTGTGCCTGGAGCGAATCGATCAGGGCTTTGAACCCTTCTGCGCCGTGTGCTGTGGAGACAAGGCCATATTCTTCGGCAACCTGGCGGATCCAGACAGCCAGGTGTCACGGATGGGTGCCCAAAGGCGTGCCTACGTTCTGAGGCCTGAACTGGCAACAGTGCCAGCGATTCATTATTGTCCACCTATGAGTCCGAGGCGGGACTAG
- a CDS encoding dehydrogenase: MAKRYGLVIDLERCTGCHTCTIACKAENKMEAGSGIRVETVGGGRQDVPAGKYPELDMHYLPIACMHCAEPPCRDACPAEAIYQRSDGLVLIDEQKCNGCQECIEACPYQALVYDAQKAIVRKCNLCLERIDQGFQPFCASCCGEEAIYFGDLSDPESGVSKLISERNAYILKPELATGPAICYCPPKSRRQAQSAATEAPKTGTKRSVTPAGKRVRVEPGETIVRTASPFGCGPFCGIMAHVKDGMLVKVEPGDFPGTSHICHRCLTAVKLVYHPDRLRYPMKRLGERGEGKWQRISWDEAMHTIAFRLKEISDRYGSSSLAWTTGGGVFPALATYAAAGFAGACGGTFCWPSGMGDAALPCADTACYGTIWPYGDDYTINFDRPALCLLWGDNCAETGPFKWRKIRNFKERGARLVVIDPRFTTTASKADEYIPIRPGTDAALALGMMNVILNKGLEDRSFITSQTVGPFLVRSDNGMFLKEKDLGAAESEKYIVWDTATGTLKNHDAPGIAPALTGVYRVKGLECRPAFQLLVELIQKYPPHRASEITEIPVDTITRLAIEYATMKPAASARSTGCTRGTFYGDLSIRAINTLAAITGNISFEGHKPFQLNMGAFMTRGAPNFMTLLGLYDAIISGEPYPIKALWLSRHNLMNQLPNFNKITRGLVPRLEFIVVADMFMNTSAEYADIVLPACSFYEYTDLASPIGIGGHNYLQLQQKVIEPLYESKSDFEMLAVLARTMGMEGYLEESAEEAVELVLASGDPSVEGITLEKLKDSPMPPAPHSVPDFATPSGRLEFYWEKLKEFGQELPVYLEPMESQRTPLAQKYPLSLFTAHTKYRHNSMFANVAWARELDQQPRLEMSTTDAQPRRIQDGDLVEVFNDRGNVKLRARVHQAIRPGLVSVCQGWSPGDYVEGSHQSLTHDTINPAQQLILEPNAAFYDTLVEVRKVEEM; encoded by the coding sequence ATGGCCAAGAGATATGGGTTGGTTATCGATCTCGAAAGGTGCACCGGCTGTCACACCTGCACTATAGCCTGCAAGGCGGAGAACAAGATGGAGGCTGGGTCGGGAATAAGGGTGGAGACGGTTGGGGGAGGTCGTCAGGATGTGCCAGCAGGCAAGTACCCTGAGCTGGACATGCATTATCTACCCATAGCCTGCATGCATTGCGCCGAGCCGCCATGCCGCGATGCCTGCCCCGCTGAGGCTATCTACCAGCGCTCCGATGGCCTGGTTCTTATAGATGAGCAGAAATGCAACGGCTGTCAGGAGTGCATTGAGGCCTGCCCGTACCAGGCGCTGGTCTATGACGCCCAGAAAGCGATCGTGCGCAAGTGTAACCTGTGCCTGGAGCGAATCGACCAGGGCTTTCAGCCTTTCTGTGCTTCATGCTGTGGAGAAGAAGCTATATACTTTGGAGACCTGTCGGACCCCGAGAGCGGGGTTTCAAAACTGATATCAGAAAGAAACGCCTACATCCTTAAGCCAGAATTAGCCACAGGGCCGGCGATTTGCTACTGTCCTCCGAAGAGTCGGAGACAGGCCCAGAGCGCTGCGACTGAGGCTCCCAAAACAGGCACTAAGAGAAGTGTCACACCAGCTGGGAAGCGGGTAAGGGTGGAGCCGGGTGAAACGATAGTGCGCACGGCGAGCCCCTTTGGCTGTGGCCCATTCTGCGGCATCATGGCACACGTCAAGGACGGCATGCTGGTCAAGGTTGAGCCCGGCGATTTTCCAGGCACTAGCCACATATGCCACCGGTGTCTGACTGCTGTGAAGCTGGTGTATCATCCTGACCGGCTGAGATACCCTATGAAGCGCCTGGGTGAAAGGGGCGAGGGCAAGTGGCAGCGCATATCCTGGGATGAGGCTATGCACACTATCGCATTCAGGCTGAAAGAGATCAGCGACAGGTATGGCAGCAGTTCTCTGGCCTGGACGACAGGGGGAGGAGTGTTTCCCGCTCTGGCTACATACGCCGCTGCCGGTTTTGCGGGTGCCTGCGGAGGAACCTTTTGCTGGCCTTCAGGCATGGGAGATGCAGCCCTCCCCTGCGCTGACACGGCTTGCTACGGCACTATCTGGCCCTACGGGGATGATTACACCATTAATTTTGACCGCCCTGCCTTGTGTTTATTGTGGGGAGACAATTGTGCTGAGACTGGGCCCTTCAAATGGCGTAAGATCAGGAACTTCAAAGAGAGGGGAGCCAGGTTAGTCGTCATTGATCCCAGGTTTACGACCACGGCATCCAAGGCAGACGAGTATATACCGATCAGGCCGGGCACTGATGCAGCCCTGGCCCTGGGGATGATGAACGTCATCCTTAACAAGGGACTTGAAGACAGATCTTTCATCACCAGCCAAACGGTGGGGCCTTTCCTGGTACGTAGTGACAACGGCATGTTCTTGAAGGAGAAGGATCTCGGTGCTGCGGAATCCGAAAAGTATATCGTCTGGGACACCGCAACAGGTACACTCAAAAATCATGATGCTCCCGGCATCGCACCAGCTTTGACCGGAGTTTACAGGGTAAAGGGACTGGAGTGCAGGCCGGCCTTCCAGTTACTGGTAGAGTTGATCCAGAAATACCCGCCGCATAGAGCGTCCGAGATAACTGAGATACCGGTGGATACCATCACCAGGCTGGCTATTGAATATGCCACCATGAAGCCAGCTGCTTCCGCCAGGTCCACCGGCTGCACCAGAGGAACTTTCTACGGTGACCTCAGTATCCGAGCTATAAATACCCTGGCCGCCATTACCGGCAACATTAGCTTTGAAGGTCATAAGCCCTTCCAACTCAACATGGGGGCGTTCATGACACGGGGTGCTCCCAACTTCATGACCCTGTTGGGGTTGTATGATGCCATCATCAGCGGTGAGCCCTATCCCATCAAGGCACTTTGGCTGTCCAGGCATAATCTGATGAACCAGTTGCCAAACTTCAACAAGATCACCAGAGGGCTTGTGCCGCGTCTGGAGTTCATAGTTGTCGCTGACATGTTCATGAACACGAGTGCCGAATATGCCGACATTGTTCTTCCTGCCTGTAGCTTCTATGAGTACACCGATCTGGCTTCACCTATCGGCATTGGAGGGCACAACTATCTCCAGTTGCAGCAGAAAGTGATAGAACCTCTGTATGAATCCAAATCAGACTTTGAAATGCTGGCCGTTCTAGCCAGGACGATGGGCATGGAGGGCTACCTGGAGGAGAGCGCCGAAGAAGCAGTCGAGCTTGTGCTGGCATCGGGTGATCCCTCTGTGGAGGGGATAACTTTGGAGAAGCTGAAGGATAGCCCTATGCCTCCGGCGCCACACAGCGTGCCCGATTTCGCCACACCGTCAGGGAGGCTCGAGTTCTACTGGGAGAAGCTAAAAGAGTTTGGCCAGGAGTTGCCGGTGTACTTGGAGCCGATGGAGAGCCAGCGGACGCCACTGGCTCAGAAGTACCCATTATCCCTCTTCACAGCGCACACCAAGTACCGGCACAATTCCATGTTCGCTAACGTTGCGTGGGCCCGGGAGCTTGATCAACAGCCGAGGCTAGAGATGAGCACCACCGATGCCCAACCCAGACGCATCCAGGATGGAGACCTGGTCGAAGTCTTCAATGATAGGGGCAACGTGAAGCTGAGGGCCAGAGTTCATCAGGCAATCAGGCCGGGACTGGTGAGCGTCTGCCAGGGATGGTCCCCGGGTGACTACGTTGAGGGCAGCCACCAGTCGCTGACCCACGACACTATCAACCCGGCCCAGCAGTTAATTCTTGAGCCGAATGCGGCCTTCTACGATACGCTGGTCGAAGTCAGGAAGGTTGAGGAGATGTGA
- a CDS encoding 4Fe-4S dicluster domain-containing protein — protein MQTGFYFDQTRCTGCFTCVVACKDWHDVPAGPASWMRVTTIEKGKYPDVFVAFLATPCYHCLEPACVDACPVNAITKRRKDGIVVVDREACLGRDRCQLCLEACPYEAPQFGAEENAKMQKCDLCLERWAEHKKPICVDACPMRALDAGPIKALKAKYGDSMQAEGFAYSEKMIPSIVFKPKKDAKGLAVQRIEVAPGCRTVS, from the coding sequence ATGCAGACAGGATTCTACTTCGACCAGACCAGATGTACTGGCTGTTTCACCTGTGTAGTCGCCTGCAAGGACTGGCATGATGTTCCCGCTGGGCCAGCCAGTTGGATGAGAGTGACCACCATAGAGAAGGGGAAATACCCAGATGTATTCGTCGCCTTTCTGGCTACTCCCTGTTATCACTGTCTTGAACCGGCCTGCGTCGATGCCTGTCCGGTCAATGCTATCACCAAACGGAGAAAGGACGGCATTGTGGTTGTGGACAGGGAGGCATGCCTGGGGAGAGACAGATGTCAGTTATGCCTGGAGGCTTGCCCCTACGAGGCCCCGCAGTTCGGCGCTGAGGAGAATGCGAAGATGCAGAAGTGCGACCTCTGTCTGGAAAGGTGGGCTGAGCATAAGAAGCCAATATGCGTGGATGCCTGTCCCATGCGGGCGTTGGACGCCGGCCCCATCAAGGCACTGAAAGCAAAGTACGGGGATAGTATGCAGGCTGAGGGCTTCGCCTATTCCGAAAAGATGATCCCCTCTATTGTGTTCAAACCCAAGAAAGACGCCAAAGGCCTTGCTGTTCAAAGGATTGAAGTCGCACCAGGCTGCCGAACAGTCAGCTAG
- a CDS encoding flavodoxin family protein codes for MEIRVLGVCGSPIRGGNTEAFLTEALKTAEGLGSVSIEMIHLSGKRIEDCRHCNWCIAKQEEGKFCAIKDDMLEIYPKILEADVLLLATPAYAARLSGYLAIFLDRFRALVLGKYYRGLLTEKVGGALTVAWMRNAGVETTLLSVISSFLMWSMIVVTPGEGACQFGAVGLSSDQGTGKFDPKDKLGVLKDELGLKSARRLAKRTVEISRKLKAGREALKQV; via the coding sequence ATGGAGATCAGAGTCCTGGGAGTATGCGGTAGCCCCATTCGCGGTGGTAACACCGAGGCTTTTCTCACTGAGGCGCTCAAAACCGCCGAAGGTCTGGGCAGTGTGAGTATAGAGATGATACATCTGTCAGGCAAGCGAATTGAAGATTGTCGCCACTGTAACTGGTGTATCGCCAAGCAAGAAGAGGGCAAGTTCTGCGCCATAAAGGACGACATGCTGGAGATATACCCCAAAATTCTAGAGGCAGATGTGCTGCTGCTGGCTACCCCTGCATACGCTGCTCGCTTATCCGGTTACTTGGCCATCTTCCTAGATAGATTTAGGGCGCTTGTTCTGGGTAAATACTATCGGGGGTTGTTGACGGAAAAGGTAGGTGGAGCACTCACGGTTGCCTGGATGAGAAACGCAGGGGTGGAAACCACCTTGCTCAGCGTCATCTCCTCTTTTCTGATGTGGAGTATGATAGTGGTCACACCAGGCGAGGGCGCTTGCCAGTTCGGTGCTGTCGGTCTGTCCAGCGACCAGGGGACAGGCAAGTTTGACCCGAAAGACAAGCTTGGGGTACTGAAAGACGAGCTGGGATTGAAATCAGCTCGACGTCTGGCCAAACGCACGGTGGAGATCAGCCGCAAACTAAAGGCGGGACGGGAAGCACTGAAGCAGGTATAG